In the genome of Bacillus sp. S3, one region contains:
- a CDS encoding histidinol phosphate phosphatase domain-containing protein: protein MKVDYHLHLEEGPYSLRWLDRTNMALDHFYPIPYERHTMEWLHESMKRLNKRVQKGSYDASWIDLYLQEAKRKGLREVGIVDHLYRFKETKAYFEKYVDISDTELGNLQRKWLNQVMTESMGDFVQAITEAKPRWAAEGITLRMGIEADYFPGGEEELKELLSAYEWDYVNGSVHFFNGWGFDNPETQYLFANYELNTLYKDFFEVVEKAIRSNIFNFVSHLDNLKVFNFRPDESSLIPHYEKIAEALVETDTATEINAGLYYRYPVREMCPSPKFLDVLVGKGVSFTTSSDSHFPDDIGAYIDLNTETLLNKGITKIATFEKRERIMKPLGEMVKHTAKV from the coding sequence ATGAAGGTTGATTACCATTTACATCTTGAAGAAGGGCCGTATTCATTGCGCTGGCTCGATCGAACAAACATGGCATTAGATCATTTTTATCCTATTCCGTATGAGAGACATACCATGGAATGGCTTCATGAAAGTATGAAGCGTTTAAATAAGCGAGTACAAAAGGGTTCGTATGATGCCTCTTGGATTGACCTCTATTTACAGGAAGCGAAACGCAAGGGCCTGCGTGAGGTAGGAATTGTCGATCACTTATATCGCTTTAAAGAAACAAAGGCTTATTTCGAAAAATACGTAGATATTAGTGATACAGAGCTTGGGAATTTGCAAAGAAAATGGTTGAACCAGGTTATGACCGAATCGATGGGGGATTTTGTCCAAGCGATTACGGAGGCGAAACCACGCTGGGCTGCCGAAGGAATTACCCTTCGCATGGGCATCGAAGCCGATTACTTTCCGGGCGGCGAAGAGGAATTAAAGGAACTCCTCAGTGCCTATGAGTGGGACTATGTGAATGGATCGGTTCATTTTTTCAACGGCTGGGGCTTCGATAATCCTGAGACACAGTACCTTTTTGCCAATTATGAGTTAAACACGCTCTATAAGGACTTTTTTGAGGTTGTCGAAAAAGCCATCCGCAGCAACATCTTTAATTTTGTGTCTCATTTGGATAATTTAAAAGTGTTCAATTTCCGTCCAGATGAAAGCAGCCTGATTCCGCATTATGAAAAAATTGCTGAGGCCTTAGTGGAAACAGATACAGCTACGGAAATCAATGCGGGATTATATTATCGCTATCCGGTCAGGGAAATGTGTCCAAGTCCGAAATTTCTGGATGTACTTGTGGGCAAAGGGGTTAGCTTTACTACCTCATCAGATTCTCATTTCCCAGATGATATTGGCGCCTATATTGACTTGAATACTGAAACACTGCTAAATAAGGGAATTACGAAAATAGCAACCTTTGAAAAACGTGAAAGAATTATGAAACCATTGGGTGAGATGGTGAAACATACCGCAAAGGTTTAA
- a CDS encoding DeoR/GlpR family DNA-binding transcription regulator, translating to MTFLLNDRQQLILETLNQEKKVVVASLARELGVAPETIRRDLDTLEKEKKLKRVHGGAVLYLQTNNEPMFVQKMSVRAEEKAAIGRKAAEFIQDGDTIMLGAGTTVLQLAKAITGIKLLTIVTNSLAAAEELNNRLEKREFDGKVIVLGGMTNPEQKSIVGALTCKMLESFRFDKLFLPCGGVTTGHVSDFNFEDCIVSTAMVERANQVYLLADSSKIENESFFKICSLSKVDYIISDGDMPLSWQKQELDTMLQWIRATGGENNEG from the coding sequence ATGACTTTCTTGCTAAATGATCGTCAGCAGTTAATTTTGGAAACATTAAATCAAGAGAAGAAAGTAGTGGTTGCTTCTCTTGCGAGAGAATTAGGGGTAGCGCCTGAGACCATCCGCCGTGATTTGGATACATTGGAAAAGGAAAAAAAGCTTAAAAGGGTTCATGGGGGTGCTGTTCTATACCTGCAAACCAATAATGAACCGATGTTCGTTCAAAAAATGAGTGTAAGAGCGGAGGAAAAAGCAGCCATCGGCAGAAAAGCGGCTGAATTTATTCAGGACGGCGATACTATTATGCTGGGTGCCGGGACAACGGTTTTACAGCTGGCAAAGGCGATTACAGGTATTAAATTATTAACGATCGTGACGAATTCCCTCGCTGCTGCCGAAGAACTAAATAATCGTTTGGAAAAACGGGAGTTTGATGGAAAGGTCATTGTTTTAGGCGGGATGACGAATCCGGAGCAAAAGTCGATTGTCGGGGCATTAACCTGTAAGATGCTGGAGTCCTTTCGCTTTGATAAATTATTTCTGCCATGCGGCGGTGTCACTACCGGTCATGTCAGCGACTTTAACTTTGAGGACTGCATAGTTTCTACCGCTATGGTGGAAAGGGCGAATCAAGTCTATTTACTGGCGGATTCCTCGAAGATTGAGAATGAATCTTTTTTCAAAATCTGCTCGTTATCAAAGGTTGATTATATTATTTCAGATGGGGACATGCCGTTATCCTGGCAGAAGCAAGAGCTGGATACCATGCTCCAATGGATCAGGGCAACAGGAGGAGAAAACAATGAAGGTTGA